A genomic region of Mesorhizobium sp. NZP2077 contains the following coding sequences:
- a CDS encoding aminotransferase class V-fold PLP-dependent enzyme, protein MTLRRNFLMGSMIAAAGAATLRTAAAETVALPTADTSNLATDDGYWAAVRDLYDVDRSIANLENGYWGIMARPVLEVYLENTQRVNRQNSLYHRSAFGTDFENVRTRVAAAVGALPEEVALTRGATEALQVLITGYNKLQPGDAVLYCDLDYDSMQYAMAMLKDRRGVEVKTFSIPEPVTREAVLETYKEVLDQTPKAKLLLLTHLSHRTGLVMPTREITDMARERGVDTIVDAAHSWGQISFNATDLGADFVGFNLHKWIGAPVGMGFFYIKKGRLADIDIHMGDQDWPADDIRSRIHTGTLNFAAALSVPAALDLHEKIGAASKNTRLTYLRNQWVGPVRAMETYEILTPDDQSMHAGITSFRVKSKGTKDDNNALVAKLRDEFKVLTVCRAGVAAGQCIRVSPALYTTEAEVARLVEALAVISGA, encoded by the coding sequence ATGACACTGCGGCGCAACTTTCTCATGGGCAGCATGATCGCAGCGGCAGGAGCGGCAACCCTGCGGACCGCAGCGGCGGAAACCGTCGCCCTTCCCACAGCGGATACGTCGAATTTGGCGACCGACGACGGGTACTGGGCGGCCGTGCGAGACCTCTACGACGTGGACCGATCGATCGCCAATCTGGAGAACGGCTATTGGGGTATTATGGCACGGCCGGTGCTGGAGGTTTACCTGGAGAACACGCAGCGAGTGAACCGGCAAAATTCGCTCTATCACCGCAGCGCCTTCGGAACCGATTTCGAGAATGTCCGTACGCGCGTCGCTGCCGCTGTCGGCGCGCTGCCGGAGGAGGTCGCGCTGACGCGCGGCGCCACCGAAGCCCTGCAGGTCCTGATCACCGGCTACAACAAGCTGCAGCCTGGCGATGCGGTTCTCTATTGCGACCTCGACTACGATTCGATGCAATATGCGATGGCCATGCTGAAGGACCGGCGCGGCGTCGAGGTGAAGACCTTTTCCATCCCCGAACCGGTCACCCGCGAGGCGGTTCTCGAAACCTACAAGGAGGTTCTCGACCAGACGCCCAAGGCGAAACTGCTGCTTCTGACGCATCTTTCGCACCGGACCGGGCTGGTGATGCCGACCCGCGAGATCACCGACATGGCGCGGGAAAGGGGCGTCGACACAATCGTCGACGCGGCGCATTCCTGGGGACAGATATCCTTCAACGCAACCGATCTCGGCGCCGATTTCGTCGGCTTCAATCTGCACAAATGGATAGGTGCACCCGTCGGGATGGGTTTCTTCTACATCAAAAAAGGTCGGCTGGCCGATATCGACATCCATATGGGCGACCAGGACTGGCCGGCAGACGACATCCGCTCGCGCATCCACACCGGAACGCTGAACTTCGCCGCCGCCCTCAGCGTACCCGCGGCGCTCGACTTGCACGAGAAGATCGGGGCTGCGTCCAAGAACACGAGGCTAACCTATTTGCGCAACCAGTGGGTTGGGCCGGTCCGGGCGATGGAAACCTACGAAATCCTGACGCCCGACGACCAGAGCATGCATGCCGGCATCACCTCGTTCCGCGTCAAGAGCAAGGGGACGAAGGACGACAACAACGCTCTGGTGGCGAAACTGCGCGATGAGTTCAAGGTTCTGACGGTGTGCCGCGCCGGTGTAGCGGCCGGCCAGTGCATCCGTGTGTCGCCCGCTCTCTACACGACTGAGGCGGAGGTCGCCCGACTGGTCGAAGCGCTCGCCGTCATCAGCGGCGCTTAA
- a CDS encoding FAD-dependent oxidoreductase, with product MFPDVDTSAVISWAGCALPNMVPRIGVGRSPGIFYNTGHGHLGWTLSAAAAQIIAEEISEQLPK from the coding sequence ATTTTCCCAGACGTGGACACCAGCGCCGTTATATCTTGGGCTGGCTGCGCCCTACCGAACATGGTGCCAAGAATCGGTGTCGGGCGCAGTCCCGGCATTTTCTACAACACCGGTCATGGGCACCTAGGGTGGACGCTCTCAGCTGCCGCTGCTCAAATCATTGCGGAGGAGATTTCTGAGCAGCTACCCAAGTAG
- a CDS encoding XRE family transcriptional regulator, with translation MSESSAPPLIGPNVQRRRKDSGLTLEQLAMLSGVSKSMLSQIERGQANPTFAVLWGLTRALKIEISDLVEGTSAGSNTDTVEVITAPHTPEIKNADGSCHLRILSPPRLAGDTEWYEVEIAPGGCLESSAHAPRAFEHLTAFTGGFEVTSGGVTKILKTGETARYPADVPHRIRNTSKTAAKGLMVLLYR, from the coding sequence ATGTCAGAATCATCCGCCCCGCCGCTAATTGGTCCAAATGTACAACGCCGACGAAAAGACTCCGGCCTGACGCTTGAGCAGCTGGCGATGCTGTCTGGCGTTTCAAAGTCGATGCTTTCTCAAATCGAACGTGGCCAGGCGAATCCGACATTTGCGGTGCTCTGGGGCCTGACGCGCGCGCTCAAGATCGAGATTTCGGATCTTGTGGAAGGAACCTCAGCTGGTTCGAATACCGACACCGTCGAAGTTATCACGGCGCCTCACACGCCGGAGATCAAGAATGCTGACGGATCATGCCATCTTCGTATTCTGAGTCCGCCCCGCCTAGCGGGCGACACGGAGTGGTATGAGGTCGAGATTGCTCCGGGTGGGTGTCTCGAAAGCTCCGCGCACGCACCACGTGCATTCGAACATCTCACTGCGTTCACCGGAGGCTTCGAGGTCACGAGTGGTGGCGTGACCAAAATCCTCAAGACCGGTGAGACCGCGCGATACCCGGCTGACGTGCCCCATCGGATACGAAATACGTCAAAGACCGCTGCCAAGGGCTTGATGGTTTTGCTCTACAGATAA
- a CDS encoding glycine C-acetyltransferase: MAATFLRHLNETLATIEAEGLYKRERLIAGPQHGRIDVTLPAGTRDVINLCANNYLGLANHPEIVAAAKVGLDKFGFGMASVRFICGTQTLHRELEQTIAHYLGKDDAILFAACFDANGGIFEVLLGAEDAIISDSLNHASIIDGVRLSRAKRYRFLNSDMNELEDRLKEAAADGARFKLIVTDGVFSMDGYVANLPAICDLAERYGALVMVDDCHATGHIGEAGRGTPALTGVGPRVDIVTGTLGKSLGGAMGGFVAAAQPIIDLLRQRARPYLFSNSLAPAIAAGSIKAIEIARQADDRRQILSSHAVRFRSKLASAGFELLPGETPIIPVMLHDARLAQQMAAALDERGVYVAAFFFPVVPKGKARIRTQMSAALTETDVDFALDAFKDAGGAIGII, encoded by the coding sequence GTGGCTGCGACCTTCCTGAGACATTTGAACGAAACCCTCGCGACAATCGAAGCCGAGGGCCTCTACAAACGGGAACGGTTGATCGCCGGTCCCCAGCACGGCCGCATAGATGTGACGTTGCCTGCAGGAACCCGCGACGTTATCAATCTCTGCGCCAACAACTATCTAGGCCTAGCGAACCATCCGGAAATCGTGGCGGCCGCCAAAGTAGGTCTTGATAAATTCGGCTTCGGAATGGCGTCGGTTCGGTTCATCTGCGGCACGCAGACCTTGCATCGCGAGCTTGAACAGACGATCGCACACTACCTAGGCAAGGACGACGCGATCCTGTTTGCCGCTTGCTTCGATGCCAATGGCGGCATTTTCGAGGTACTGCTGGGAGCGGAGGACGCAATCATTTCAGATTCGCTGAACCACGCTTCGATTATCGATGGCGTGCGTCTCAGCAGGGCAAAGCGTTATCGCTTTTTAAACAGCGACATGAACGAGCTTGAGGATCGGCTCAAGGAGGCTGCCGCCGATGGCGCCCGGTTCAAGCTGATCGTCACCGATGGCGTCTTCTCTATGGATGGCTATGTCGCCAACCTGCCGGCGATCTGCGATCTCGCCGAGCGCTATGGCGCGCTCGTCATGGTCGACGATTGCCACGCGACGGGGCACATTGGCGAGGCGGGCCGGGGCACACCGGCGCTGACCGGCGTCGGGCCGCGCGTCGACATTGTGACGGGAACGCTGGGCAAGAGCCTGGGTGGCGCGATGGGTGGTTTTGTTGCGGCTGCGCAGCCGATCATCGATCTGCTTCGCCAGCGCGCCCGGCCCTATCTGTTCTCGAACAGTCTCGCCCCTGCAATCGCAGCCGGTTCGATCAAGGCGATCGAGATCGCAAGGCAGGCCGATGATCGGCGACAGATTCTTTCCTCTCACGCCGTCCGGTTCCGGTCCAAGCTCGCTAGTGCGGGCTTCGAGTTGCTTCCTGGCGAGACGCCAATCATTCCGGTCATGCTCCATGACGCGCGGCTCGCCCAACAGATGGCGGCAGCGCTCGACGAGCGCGGCGTCTATGTCGCGGCCTTCTTCTTTCCCGTCGTTCCCAAGGGCAAGGCCCGGATCAGGACACAGATGTCGGCGGCGCTCACCGAAACGGACGTCGACTTCGCCCTAGATGCCTTCAAGGATGCCGGCGGGGCGATCGGGATAATTTGA
- the tdh gene encoding L-threonine 3-dehydrogenase, with translation MRALVKAMAEPGLWLDDQPVPPIGPDDVLIKINKTGICGTDIHIYAWDEWARRTVPVPMVVGHEYAGEIVETGSNVRNLPIGQRVSGEGHVIGMNSRAARGGRFHLDPETKGIGVNIPGAFAEYLRLPAFNVVPLPDTIDDEIGAILDPLGNAVHTALSFDLVGEDVLVTGAGPIGIMSAAVARHVGARHVVITDINPMRLALAAEVADVVPVDVSKEDLSSVKAKLGMKEGFDIGLEMSGAPAAFDQMVEHLVMGGKIAMLGIPARPAPVDWTKVVFKMLTVKGIYGREMFETWHKMLAMLQSGLDVRKVITHRLPISDYELGFQAMQSGNSGKIVLDWKR, from the coding sequence ATGCGAGCGCTTGTCAAGGCAATGGCCGAACCCGGCCTCTGGCTCGATGATCAGCCGGTACCCCCGATCGGACCGGACGACGTCCTGATCAAGATCAACAAGACGGGGATCTGCGGAACCGACATACATATCTATGCTTGGGACGAATGGGCGCGGCGCACGGTTCCCGTCCCCATGGTAGTCGGGCATGAGTATGCCGGCGAGATCGTCGAAACGGGATCAAACGTTCGCAATCTCCCCATCGGCCAGCGTGTCTCGGGCGAGGGCCACGTCATCGGGATGAACAGTCGTGCAGCCCGCGGAGGCCGATTCCATCTCGATCCCGAAACCAAGGGGATCGGCGTCAACATTCCCGGCGCCTTCGCAGAATATCTCAGGCTGCCGGCGTTCAACGTCGTGCCTCTCCCCGACACGATCGACGACGAGATCGGCGCCATCCTCGATCCACTCGGCAATGCGGTCCATACCGCATTGTCCTTCGATCTGGTTGGCGAGGATGTCCTCGTGACCGGTGCCGGTCCGATCGGCATCATGAGTGCGGCGGTGGCCAGGCATGTTGGCGCGCGGCATGTGGTTATCACCGACATCAATCCGATGCGGCTTGCGCTCGCGGCCGAGGTCGCCGACGTCGTGCCGGTCGATGTGTCGAAGGAGGACCTAAGCTCCGTCAAGGCCAAGCTTGGCATGAAGGAAGGCTTCGATATCGGCCTGGAAATGAGCGGCGCACCAGCGGCCTTCGACCAAATGGTCGAGCATCTCGTCATGGGCGGCAAGATCGCAATGCTCGGCATCCCGGCAAGGCCGGCTCCGGTCGACTGGACCAAGGTCGTGTTCAAGATGCTGACGGTCAAGGGCATCTACGGGCGTGAGATGTTCGAGACCTGGCACAAGATGCTGGCGATGCTGCAGAGCGGCCTCGACGTGCGCAAGGTGATCACACATCGCCTGCCTATAAGCGACTACGAGCTTGGCTTCCAAGCCATGCAAAGCGGTAACTCCGGCAAGATCGTGTTGGACTGGAAGCGCTGA
- a CDS encoding Na/Pi cotransporter family protein — protein sequence MIDLIGAVALLLWGIRMVKTGVSRAFGARLRRWIAAATRNRLMAFGVGLAATMALQSSTATALMTASFAGSGFISSAMAQAIMLGANVGTSLVTRILAFDIHWLAPLMIAAGVVMFTFSEARPHKGIARAVLGLGLMLLSLHLLGQSTEPMRQSEVLRALMASLDAVPALAVVVAAVLPIASSSSLAIVLLVMSLAASGTVGPALGIALVLGANLGGAVPPVIATMGDGPLARRVTIGNLAVRLIGCVIVLPFADQAASALSGFALEPAQLVVDAHIGLNLLLAAIMLPLLGAVSWAMRRLLPEVPIQGGPGHLDQASLSNPAMALAGAVRETLRIGDNVTDMLQKNLEALRRNDTKLCADIAAMDDEVDRLHEQVKLYLSNLNRTDLDEDEAHRSAEIVSYAINLEHIGDIIEKNLHDLVVKKIRNQLTFSAPGAAEIEEVYAVTIANLRIAQSILVSGDAKLARRLVEAKVDIRYLEKRSADNHLNRLRDGQIESLQTSALHLDILRDLKRINAHIAAIAYPILKEAGVLSESRLLEIAKPAGRAS from the coding sequence ATGATTGACCTCATCGGCGCAGTTGCACTTCTGCTGTGGGGTATACGCATGGTCAAGACCGGCGTGAGCCGGGCATTTGGCGCCCGACTGCGCCGCTGGATCGCCGCCGCCACTCGCAACCGGCTGATGGCTTTCGGCGTCGGCCTTGCCGCCACCATGGCGTTGCAGAGCAGCACGGCCACCGCGCTCATGACAGCTTCATTCGCCGGCAGCGGCTTCATAAGTTCGGCCATGGCGCAGGCGATCATGCTCGGTGCCAATGTCGGCACCAGCCTGGTCACGCGGATTCTGGCCTTCGACATCCACTGGCTCGCGCCGCTGATGATTGCAGCCGGTGTCGTCATGTTCACGTTCAGCGAAGCCAGGCCGCACAAGGGGATCGCCCGCGCGGTGCTGGGGCTGGGGCTGATGCTGTTGTCGCTTCATCTGCTTGGCCAATCGACCGAGCCGATGCGGCAGTCTGAGGTGCTGCGCGCGCTAATGGCCTCACTGGATGCAGTGCCGGCGCTGGCGGTCGTGGTCGCGGCCGTGCTGCCAATCGCCTCGTCCTCCAGCCTCGCCATCGTCCTTCTCGTTATGTCACTGGCTGCCAGCGGAACGGTTGGACCCGCTCTCGGCATCGCTCTGGTTCTCGGCGCCAATCTTGGCGGCGCTGTCCCTCCTGTGATCGCCACGATGGGAGACGGTCCGCTGGCACGGCGGGTGACCATCGGCAATCTCGCCGTCCGGCTGATTGGCTGCGTGATCGTGTTGCCCTTCGCCGATCAGGCGGCTTCCGCGCTCTCCGGCTTCGCCTTGGAGCCGGCGCAACTCGTTGTCGACGCACACATCGGATTAAACTTGCTGCTCGCTGCAATCATGCTGCCACTACTCGGTGCCGTTTCGTGGGCGATGCGCCGGTTGCTGCCGGAAGTGCCGATTCAGGGCGGTCCTGGCCATCTCGATCAGGCGAGTCTCAGCAATCCAGCAATGGCGCTTGCTGGTGCAGTCCGAGAAACGTTGCGCATCGGCGACAACGTGACGGACATGCTGCAAAAAAATCTGGAAGCGCTGCGTCGGAACGACACCAAGCTCTGCGCCGACATCGCCGCTATGGATGACGAAGTCGATCGCTTGCACGAGCAAGTAAAGCTCTATCTCTCCAACCTCAATCGGACAGATCTCGACGAAGACGAGGCACATCGCTCGGCCGAGATCGTCTCCTACGCCATCAATCTCGAGCACATCGGCGATATCATAGAAAAGAACTTGCATGATCTCGTCGTGAAAAAGATCAGAAACCAGCTGACCTTCTCGGCCCCAGGAGCGGCAGAGATCGAGGAGGTTTACGCAGTCACGATCGCGAACCTGCGCATCGCCCAGAGCATCCTCGTGTCAGGCGACGCAAAGCTCGCCCGCCGGCTGGTCGAGGCGAAAGTCGATATCCGCTATCTCGAGAAGCGGTCAGCGGACAACCATCTTAATCGGCTTCGCGACGGGCAGATCGAAAGTCTCCAGACTAGTGCGCTGCACCTCGACATCCTGCGTGATCTTAAGCGTATCAACGCCCACATAGCGGCGATCGCCTATCCTATTTTGAAAGAAGCTGGTGTTTTGAGTGAGTCTCGTCTGCTCGAGATTGCCAAGCCGGCGGGACGCGCAAGTTGA
- a CDS encoding FMN-binding negative transcriptional regulator, with translation MYVPLHNEEPSREVLFDLIQNTALGVLITHGPGGLDANHIPFELDNSAGKFATLRCHVARSNPVWQDVSSGDEVLVVFRAADAYISPQWYPSKHEFHKQVPTWNYLVAHAHGRITVHDDERFVRRNVAKLTHRHESIQPVPWKMGDAPRDFIDTLVKEIVGLEIEITHLVGKAKLSQTKEPRDIRNAGEVLVARGDTGVGQAMLAAAARKSEQG, from the coding sequence ATGTATGTCCCGCTGCACAACGAAGAGCCCAGCCGAGAGGTTCTTTTTGATCTGATCCAGAACACCGCACTTGGTGTGCTGATCACCCATGGACCAGGTGGACTCGACGCCAATCACATCCCCTTCGAGCTCGACAACTCGGCAGGAAAATTCGCCACGCTGCGATGTCACGTCGCGCGCAGCAATCCGGTCTGGCAGGACGTATCGAGCGGCGATGAGGTCCTCGTCGTGTTCCGGGCCGCCGACGCCTACATTTCTCCCCAGTGGTATCCCAGCAAGCACGAGTTCCATAAACAGGTCCCGACCTGGAACTACCTGGTCGCACATGCGCACGGACGGATCACCGTTCACGACGATGAGCGCTTTGTGCGTCGGAACGTGGCCAAACTGACCCATCGGCATGAGTCAATCCAGCCCGTCCCATGGAAGATGGGGGATGCGCCGAGAGACTTTATTGACACGCTGGTCAAGGAGATCGTGGGACTGGAGATCGAGATTACGCATCTGGTTGGCAAGGCCAAGTTGAGCCAGACCAAAGAGCCGCGCGATATTCGCAATGCTGGCGAAGTGCTCGTCGCACGGGGCGACACGGGCGTCGGTCAGGCGATGCTGGCAGCCGCTGCTCGCAAGTCCGAACAGGGTTGA
- a CDS encoding dihydrodipicolinate synthase family protein: MAFLSGLCAFPITPTDSDGRVDTAALRQLIARLCTAKVDSIGLLGSTGTYMYLSRQQRRRTLSEALDETGGGIPVIVGVGALRTDEAIKHARDAKALGAAAGLLAAVSYAPLTDDEVFEHFSSVARRSGLPIVIYDNPGTTHFRFTPALVARLAQVPGIVAIKNPTDGGDAILGHLQDQRQIVPKGFSIGYSGDWNATQAMIAGADTWYSVLGGILPEPCMGIVRAAQQGDHAQGRRIDATLAPLWELFKTYSSLRVVYTLAEVLDICRAAPPLPIMPLPIAAKHQVADALARLRTAAVS, from the coding sequence ATGGCCTTCTTGAGCGGCCTTTGCGCCTTCCCGATCACGCCTACCGACAGTGACGGGCGGGTCGATACCGCAGCGCTGCGCCAGCTGATTGCACGGCTTTGCACAGCAAAGGTGGATTCCATCGGGCTTCTTGGCAGCACCGGCACTTACATGTATCTGTCGCGACAGCAGCGACGCCGGACCCTTTCCGAGGCGCTGGACGAGACTGGCGGAGGTATCCCGGTCATCGTAGGGGTCGGCGCATTGCGCACCGACGAGGCGATAAAACACGCAAGAGACGCAAAGGCCCTCGGCGCGGCCGCAGGCTTGCTCGCAGCCGTCTCTTATGCCCCGCTCACCGATGACGAGGTGTTCGAGCATTTCTCGTCGGTCGCGCGCAGAAGCGGACTGCCGATCGTCATCTACGACAATCCTGGAACGACGCATTTTCGCTTTACACCCGCGCTCGTCGCACGTCTGGCGCAGGTGCCTGGGATCGTGGCCATCAAGAACCCGACCGACGGGGGCGATGCGATCCTGGGCCATCTGCAGGATCAGAGGCAAATCGTGCCAAAAGGATTCTCGATCGGTTACAGCGGCGACTGGAACGCCACACAAGCCATGATTGCCGGCGCCGACACCTGGTACAGTGTGCTGGGCGGCATCTTGCCCGAACCTTGCATGGGGATCGTCAGGGCCGCCCAACAGGGCGACCACGCGCAAGGCCGTCGCATCGACGCCACGCTGGCCCCGCTATGGGAACTCTTCAAGACGTATTCGAGCCTTCGTGTGGTCTATACGCTCGCTGAAGTCCTCGACATCTGCCGTGCCGCACCCCCGCTTCCGATCATGCCGCTTCCCATCGCGGCGAAGCACCAGGTCGCCGACGCACTGGCACGTCTGCGAACAGCTGCCGTGTCGTGA
- a CDS encoding PLP-dependent aspartate aminotransferase family protein has product MPRTTDQSETGAPTPSPHDADFAFATRAIHHGYDPAGFSNAVQPPVFLTSTYGFESVEANEAAAALGGRLYAREYNPTTEILEKRLANLEGAEAGLVVASGMAAFGTLILSLLSQGDELIVHKTLYANTLAMVEQAVPRFGIKVVAVDLSVPSNLKGAITDRTRLVFFETPVNPLSRILDIAAIAEHAHARGVKVAVDSTFASPALQRPLEHGADIVIHSLTKYINGHGDALGGAILGDAKTLHTLHETGLRYITGAALSPMSAFLILRGLKTLTLRMDRHSASALAVAQALEAHPAVAWVSYPFLDSHPDQVIARRQMSQGSGIMAFGLRAGYEGARQMMNRLKLITRAVSLGDADSLIYHPASLARARKAIRKDAHLADGVGEDLMRLSVGLEDAADLIADLRQGLDAV; this is encoded by the coding sequence ATGCCCCGCACCACAGACCAATCCGAAACCGGGGCACCGACGCCGTCCCCTCACGATGCCGATTTCGCATTCGCCACCCGGGCCATCCACCATGGCTATGATCCGGCGGGCTTTTCCAATGCCGTTCAGCCGCCGGTGTTTCTGACCTCGACCTATGGGTTCGAAAGTGTGGAAGCAAACGAGGCCGCGGCAGCGCTTGGCGGAAGGCTTTACGCACGCGAATACAACCCGACGACCGAAATCCTCGAAAAACGGCTCGCCAATCTCGAAGGAGCCGAAGCCGGGCTGGTCGTTGCTTCGGGGATGGCGGCTTTCGGCACGCTGATCCTGTCGCTGCTGTCGCAAGGCGACGAACTCATCGTCCACAAGACGCTTTATGCCAACACGCTCGCCATGGTCGAACAGGCGGTGCCGCGGTTTGGCATCAAGGTCGTTGCGGTCGATCTATCCGTACCAAGCAATCTCAAAGGCGCCATAACTGACAGGACCAGGCTTGTCTTCTTCGAGACGCCGGTCAACCCGCTGAGCCGCATCCTCGACATTGCGGCCATTGCCGAACACGCCCATGCGCGCGGCGTGAAGGTCGCGGTCGACAGCACCTTTGCCTCGCCCGCGCTACAGCGTCCTTTGGAACACGGGGCCGACATCGTGATCCACTCGCTGACCAAGTATATCAATGGCCACGGCGATGCTCTGGGCGGGGCGATCCTCGGTGATGCGAAAACACTTCACACCCTGCACGAAACGGGCTTGCGCTATATTACCGGTGCAGCGCTCTCGCCGATGTCAGCGTTCCTGATCTTGCGCGGGCTGAAAACGCTCACCCTGCGTATGGACCGTCACAGCGCCTCCGCCCTTGCGGTCGCGCAGGCACTCGAAGCGCATCCGGCCGTGGCCTGGGTAAGCTATCCATTTCTCGACTCTCATCCCGATCAGGTGATCGCGCGCAGACAGATGTCGCAGGGCTCGGGCATAATGGCTTTCGGCCTGCGCGCAGGCTATGAGGGCGCTCGCCAGATGATGAACCGGCTCAAGCTGATCACTCGTGCAGTCAGCCTCGGCGACGCCGACAGCCTCATCTATCATCCTGCGAGCCTGGCCCGCGCGCGCAAGGCAATCCGCAAGGATGCGCATCTGGCCGATGGTGTCGGCGAAGACCTGATGCGCCTGTCGGTGGGGCTCGAAGACGCCGCCGACCTGATTGCGGATCTGCGGCAGGGGCTGGACGCGGTCTGA